A region from the Cryptosporangium arvum DSM 44712 genome encodes:
- a CDS encoding methyltransferase domain-containing protein, which yields MKRTHAETDALIALLDIGDGIPGGQELRRRSYQLLDLAPGSAVVDVGCGSGRAAAEMSALGVTAVGVDPDERMVAVASERWPAVDYRVATAEELPFGDAELRGYRADKVFHVLDDPARAVDEARRVLAPRGRIVLVGQDWDTIVIDSDDPALTRTIVQAAADRIRGPRVVRRSRNLLLDAGFTDVTVEVHTWIFTGSTMVPMLADLAAKARTGEATSDARTETWIADQRARGEQERLFLALPMFVTAATRRA from the coding sequence ATGAAACGCACCCACGCGGAGACCGACGCGCTCATCGCCCTGCTCGACATCGGTGACGGCATCCCCGGCGGCCAGGAGCTGCGCCGGCGCTCGTACCAGTTGCTGGACCTCGCGCCGGGCAGCGCGGTGGTCGACGTCGGTTGCGGGTCCGGCCGGGCGGCCGCGGAGATGTCCGCGCTCGGCGTGACCGCGGTCGGCGTCGACCCGGACGAACGCATGGTCGCGGTCGCGAGCGAACGGTGGCCCGCCGTGGACTACCGGGTCGCCACCGCGGAAGAACTACCGTTCGGCGACGCCGAACTGCGCGGATATCGCGCCGACAAGGTGTTCCACGTCCTGGACGACCCGGCGCGCGCGGTGGACGAGGCGCGGAGGGTGCTGGCGCCGCGGGGTCGGATCGTGCTCGTCGGGCAGGACTGGGACACGATCGTCATCGACTCCGACGACCCCGCGCTCACCCGCACGATCGTGCAGGCGGCCGCCGACCGGATCCGCGGCCCGCGCGTCGTCCGACGCAGCCGCAACCTCCTGCTCGACGCGGGGTTCACCGACGTCACCGTCGAGGTGCACACCTGGATCTTCACCGGTTCGACGATGGTGCCGATGCTCGCCGACCTGGCGGCCAAGGCGCGCACTGGCGAAGCGACGAGCGACGCGCGAACCGAGACCTGGATCGCCGACCAGCGGGCTCGCGGCGAGCAGGAACGCCTGTTCCTCGCGCTCCCGATGTTCGTCACCGCGGCCACGCGGAGGGCATGA
- a CDS encoding heat shock protein transcriptional repressor HspR, with product MSEPAKQEFEIEIDVAFEGPVFVISVAAQLSGMHPQTLRQYDRLGLVQPGRSAGGGRRYSARDVVLLREISRLSQEEGVNLAGIKQIIELTKRVRDLEEQIEELVGELRQARREAAEAQAAMPYRGELVPLSQTVLPVWRPRGR from the coding sequence ATGAGTGAGCCCGCCAAGCAGGAGTTCGAGATCGAGATCGACGTGGCCTTCGAAGGGCCCGTTTTTGTGATCTCGGTGGCGGCGCAGCTGTCCGGAATGCATCCGCAGACCCTTCGCCAGTACGACCGGCTCGGGCTCGTCCAGCCCGGTCGCTCGGCCGGTGGTGGACGTCGGTACAGCGCACGCGACGTCGTGCTGCTGCGCGAGATCTCCCGGCTCTCCCAGGAGGAGGGCGTGAACCTCGCCGGCATCAAGCAGATCATCGAGCTGACCAAGCGCGTTCGTGACCTCGAGGAACAGATCGAGGAGCTGGTGGGTGAACTGCGGCAGGCTCGGCGCGAAGCCGCCGAGGCCCAGGCCGCGATGCCGTACCGGGGTGAGTTGGTGCCCCTGAGCCAGACGGTGTTGCCGGTCTGGCGCCCCCGAGGACGTTGA